GCCGGGCGGGACGCGCCAGCCCGAGACCATGCCCTTGGCGTCGTCGGGGCAGTGCAGCTGCCGCTCCACGTTCGCGCCCGCGGGCACGGTCGCCGCGGTGGACTCGATCGTGTGCTGCAGGTCGTGGGTGTGGCCCTGGACCGCCGAGGTGGTCAGGTGCAGGCAGCGGACCCCCACCGTGGCGGTCGTCGGGTCGTCGACGAGGAAGGTGAACTCCCACGTGCGGCCGCCCGCGGGCTCGGAGCCCACCAGCCACGCCTCGCCTCCGCTCAGGGCGTGGGTCGGCGCGATGGGGAAGGTGCCCTCGGCCGCGCAGGTGACCGTCATCGAGGTGGTGCCCGCAGGCAGCGCCCGGGTGTCGGTGACCAGGTCGGGGTCGGCGAGCAGCTGGTGGGTGTGGCTGTTGCCGGTGCCCACCTGGCTGTCCGCGACACCGGTCTCGGCCGGGAGGCAGGCGACGAACGCCTTGGCCTGGGCGCGACCCGTCGCGTCGTTGCGGACGATCGCCTTCCAGGTGCTGGTCGTCGGGGAGCCGGCGTAGAGGACGTGGACGTCGGAGGCATCGCCGGTGCCCTGGTCGACGTGGTCGATGCGCACGGAGCCGTCGGTCACGATGCCGCCGTCGACGCAGTCCACGGTGACGGTGCGCGTCTGGCCGGGCTCGAGGTCGATCTGCTGCTCGGACTTGTACGGCGTGAGCCAGTGGTGCGACTGCGGGTCGACCGGACGGCCGGCGCCGGCCGTCGGGTTGACGGTGGCCACGATCTGCAGCGAGACCGACTCGCCGGGGTCGAGGTCGCCCACGGTGCAGGTCAGCACGCTCCCGGCGATGGCGCACCCGGGACTGCTGCTGACGTAGGTGACGCCCGAGGGCAGGTCGTCACGGACGACGACCCCCGTAGCGGGCGCCGTGCCCTGGTTGGTGACGACCAGCGTGTAGGTGACCTGGTCACCACCCTCCGGCGCGGCGTCCGAGACGCTCTTGAGGATCGTCACGTCGGACCTCTCCGGCGTGCCGCCGGGACCGCCCGGGGTGGTCGGCGACGCCGTGGGCGACGGCGAGGACGTCACCGTCTCGGTGACCGTGGCGGTGGCCGTGGCGGTCGCCGTCTGCGTGGCGGTCGCGGTGGCGGTGGCCGTCTCGGTCACCGTCGCCGTCGTGGTCGCCGTCGCGGTCTCGGTGACCGTCTCGGTGGCGGTGGCCGTCGCGGTGGCCGTCGCGGTGGCGGTGGCGGTGGCGGTGGCGGTGGCGGTCTCTGTCGCGGTGGCGGTGGCCGTCGCGGTCTGGGTCGCGGTGGCGGTGGCCGTCGCGGTCTCGGTCACGGTGACCGTGGCCGTCGGGCCACCGGTCGGTGTGGCCGACCCGGACGCGGTGGGTGTCGGCGTACCCGTGCCGCCACCGGCGCCCGGCACGCACAGCGTGTTCGGGAAGAGCCGCTGGTGGGTCTCGAAGCCCGAGCTGAGCTTGCGCGCGATGATCTGGCCGATGGTGTGGCCGGCCGACGCCACGTCCACGAAGGCGCGAGGCGCCAGGATCGTGCCGCCCCAGGCCGAGCCGACCTGGACGGTGAAGGTGTCGGCACCGGTGTAGTTCCACAGGATGCCCGGCCAGCTCTCCATCGTGGTGTCGCTGACCTGCTGCCAGCCGCCGCCCTGCTGGATCCACATCTGACCGGTGACCCTGGGGGCCGAGCCGGTGACGTTGACCAGGACCTGGGAGCCGGCGGGCACGTCGTAGCCGATGCCCGACTGCGAGGCCAGCTGCGCGGCGGTGAGGCTGAAGACGTTGCGGCCGGCGTTCGACCCGCTGAGGACCAGCACCTGGTTCCCGCCGGCGCTCCCGACCGAGACCGTGCCGGTCGCGGCGCTCGTCGCGAGGTCGTCGGAGAGGCCCTCGAGGTAGGTGAAGCCCGCGGCGAAGTCGATCGGGTTGCTGGCGAGGTAGCTGCCGCCGCCGTTGAAGTTCACGCCCGACTGGGGCACGACGTACGCCGACCCCTTCTGCAGGTTGAACCACTGGCCGTGGCTGCCCGCGACCACCAGGGTCGGCGCACCGGCCGCCGAGGTGAGCCGGGTGCCGACGGTCATGGCGGTCGGCAGGTTGCCGCCGTAGGCGATGGCGCCCTCGGACTCCGAACCGCGCTGACCGTCGGTCCGCACGAACTCGGTGAAGCCGGTGGCCGGGCCCAGCGGCTGGGTCACCGGCGTGCAGCTGGTGCCGGTGGCCGAGCTGCCCTCGAGCAGCAGGCCCGGCACCAGGACGGCGGTGAACGCGAGCGCCGCACCGGTGCCGGCCACCGCCAGGGCGCGACCGGCGCCGGTGCGGTCGGCGGTGCGGTCGGCGGTGCGGTCGGCGGCGCGGGTGCCGCCGTGGTCGAGCGGTCGCCCGCCCCTGGTGGAGCGCGCAGGCGCGCGCCGTGGTGTGCCCCCCAGCATGTGACCCCCCTGGTCAGTGGATGTGAGCCCACCGTGCCACCGGTTCGCGGGCTGTTGCCCGGCCGTGGGGGTCTTGTTGAGGAAGGGTGTTTGACGGGTCCCCGCGAGGGACCCGCTGGTCCAGACCGGCCCCTAGTTCACCTGGCGGGAGCGCCCGTCCCAGTAGGGCTGGCGAAGGTCCCGCTTGAGGATCTTGCCGGTCGGGTTGCGCGGGAGCATCTCCAGCACGTCGATGCTGCGCGGGCACTTGTAGTGCGCGAGGTGCTCGCGGCAGAAGGCGATGAGCTCCTCCTCGGTCGCGCTGGCGCCCTCGTGGAAGGACACCACCGCCTTGACCGACTCGCCCCACCGGTCGTCGGGTACGCCGATGATGGCGACCTCCATCACCGCCGGGTGCTCGGCGAGGACCCGCTCGACCTCGGGGCTGTAGATGTTCTCCCCACCGCTGATGATCATGTCCTTGAGGCGGTCCTCGACGAAGAGGTACCCGTCAGCGTCCAACCGCCCGAGGTCCCCCGAGCGGAACCAGCCGTCCTCGGTGACGACCTCCGCGGTCGCCTCGGGCTTGTTGAGGTAGCCCTGGAAGCGCTGCGGGGTGCGCAGCCAGATCTCGCCGGGCTCGCCGGTCGCCACGTCCTCGAGCGTGCCGGGGTCCACGATGCGCACCTCCACGCCGGGGATGGCCCGCCCGGCCGAGACCAGCCGCTCCGGGTGGCCGTCGGGGATCGCCGTGCGGTGGTCGTCGGGCATCAGGTGGGTGACCACGCCGGCGACCTCGGTGAGGCCGTAGACCTGGAGGAAGTCGGTGTCGGGCCAGGCCTCCATGGCAGCGCGCAGCAGCGGCGGCGGCATCGGGGCGGCGCCGTAGGTGTAGGTCTTGAGCGCGCCGAAGAGCTTCACCGCGTCCGGGCCGGCCTGCAGCACCTGGGCGAGGACCGCCGGCACCAGGAAGGTCCGGTTGGCCCCGGCGAGGATGGCCCCGGCCAGGGAGGCGCCGTCGGGGTCGCGGGTCATCACGCTGGGGATGCCGTCGTGCAGGCCGAAGAGCACGTAGGAGGAGCCGCCCACGTGGAACAGCGGCATGGCGACCATCGACTTGTCACCGGGGGCGAAGCCCCAGCCGTCGTGGGCGTTGAGGGTGTGGGCGACCATGTTGGCGTGGCTGAGCATCACGCCCTTGGGACGCCCCGTGGTGCCGGAGGAGTACATCACCAGGCAGGTGTCCTCGGGTGAGACCTCGTCGGGCCGGGCCATCGGCTCGGCGCCCGCGAGCAGCTGCTCGTAGGCGTCACCCTCGCCGCCCTCTGGGGTCACCTCGATGACGTGCTCGACGTGGGTCAGCCGATCGCGGATCCCCTCGATGACGGGAATCAACTCGGTGCCCACCAGCAGCACCTTGGCCCCGGAGTCGTTGACGGCGTAGTCGATCTCGTCACCGGCCAGCCGGAAGTTGATGATCGCGTTGGCCGCCCCCAGCGACCCCGCGGCCAGGCTGAGCTCCACGCAGGCCGGGTGGTTCTTGTCCAGGAACGAGACGGTGTCGCCGCGCCGGACGCCCAGCCCGTGGAGGGCGCCGGCCAAGCGGCGTACCCGGTCGTCGGTCTGGGCGTAGGTCCAGCTGCGGCCGAGGTAGGTGAAGCACTCCGCGTCGGGCGTGGTCGCCGCCCAGTGGGCGAGCCGGTCGTCGACGAAACGGGGCTCCGGGGCGTCGGAGGTGTCGATCAGGTCCGTGGACGCGTCCGTGACAGTCATGCTGTCATTGTGGTCCAGGTCACAGGCGGACTCAAGGGTGGGGGTCACTTCTTCCTGACCACCCAGCGCTCTCTAAGCCGGCTCACAGACTGGCTCTGCACAGTGGAGCCATGACCGAGACGCCCGACCCGCAGCACGGCGGGGCCACCCCCGAGCACCTGCAGGAGCCGACCCGCGACCTGGGTCCCCTCTGGCAGACCGAGCAGCCGGCGTACGCCGCTCCCCCGCCGCCGCCGCGCCGTCGGGCGGGCCTCGCGGCCGCCGTGCTCACCACGGCCGTGCTCGCCGGTGGCGCCGCCGGCGTGGGCGGGGCCGCCGCCTGGCAGGAGTGGGGCCCCGAGCCGGCCGCCTCCGGCACCTCGACGACCGGCGCGACCAGTGCCTCCCCCGTCCTGGACGCCGCTCCGGCCCCCGCCGCGACCGACGGCTCGGTGCAGGCCGCGGCCGAGGCGGTGCTCCCCTCGGTGGTGAAGATCAACGTCTCCGGCGGCGGGGGCAGTGGCTCCGGCTCGGGCGTCATCCTCACCGAGGACGGCCAGATCCTCACCAACCACCACGTCGTGGAGCTGGCCGCCGAGGGCGGCACCATCACGGTCGACTTCGCCGACGGCAGCCACGCCCGCGCCGAGATCCTCGGTCTCGACCCGCTCACCGACACCGCCGTCATCCAGGCCCAGGACGTCTCCGGCCTGACCCCGGCGACCATCGGCAGCTCCGACGCCCTGGCCGTCGGGCAGGACGTCGTCGCCATCGGCAGCCCCTTCGGCCTCGACGCCACCGTCACCAGCGGCATCGTCTCGGCGCTGGACCGCCCCGTCGACGTCGGCACCGACAGCGAGGGCAACGCGACGGTCTACCCCGCGGTCCAGACCGACGCCGCCATCAACCCCGGCAACTCCGGTGGTCCGCTGGTCGACCTCGCCGGCCGGGTCGTGGGCATCAACTCCTCGATCCGCACGACCGGCTCGAGCACGCCGTTCGGCCAGAGCAGCGAGGGTGGGTCGATCGGCCTGGGCTTCGCGATCCCCATCGACGAGATCATGCCGATCGTGGAGCAGATGGCCGCCGGCGAGGCGCCCACGCACGCCCGGCTCGGCATCTCGGTGAGCGACGTGGGCGTCGGGACCGGCCGCGACGGCTCGGTCCCGGGGTCGACCGACGGCGCCCTGGTGACCGACGGCGCGCAGGTGCGCACCATCGGCGCCGGCTCCACCGCCGGCGAGGCCGGTCTGCAGGAGGGCGACGTCATCACCGGCATCGACGACACCGCGATCACCAGCGCCGACTCCCTCGTGGCCACGATCCGCTCCTACCGCCCCGGCGACGAGGTCACCGTGACCTACGAGCGCGACGGCGAGGAGCAGACGACCACGCTCGTGCTCGACTCCGACGCGGACCAGTCATGACCCCTCCCCCGTCCTGATCCCTCGCGGATCACCGACCTCCCGGTGGCGTCGCTGCGCCGGGACCGGACGGTGGGTGCGGCCCCTCCCTCCGCACCCGCCGTCCACCACGACCCCCGTCCCACCGGTCCGTCTCCCGGGTGGGGCGGGGGTCGTGGCGTCCCTCGTGGGGCGGTTGGTGCTGGCGGGGTTGGTGGGGTGAGCCGGCGCGCGGGATACGACGCATTCGATGTCACCCTCAGCGCGCGCGCAGCATTCGTTGTGATGCGGACTATCTCCGCCGCGTGATTCCTGAGCCCCCTGTGACGGATGAGACCGGCTTCGGTCAGAGCCGCTTCTGCAGCATCCCGCACCACTCGACCGGCTCGAAGCCCAAGGCCTCGTTGACGGCCACCATGTGCGCGTTGGAGTCGGCGTTCCAGGTGAGCACGTGGTCGACCGGGCCGGCAGGGTCGACCGCACCGGCCTCCTGCACCGCCCGCTGGGTGGCGACCTTCAGCGCCAGCCCGAGCCGGTGGCCGCGGTGGTCACCGTGCACGAGCGTGCCCCACTGGTAGGCCCGCCCCGGCTCGTGGACCGTCGTCACCAGCTCGGTGTAGGCGACCGGGGTGTCGTCCGGCGCCATCGCGACGCACCGGTATGCCGTGCGCCCCTGCGCCACCAAGAGCTGCTCGTTCTCGCGCACCGCCTCGACGTCCGCGGCCTCGGGCTCGACGTGCAGGTCACCGCTGGGGGCCTCGCTGGTCAGGCTCGAGGTGAGCACCGCCCAGCTCTCCAGCAGGTCCTCGGGCACCGGGCCGGTCCACGAGCGCAGGGTGTAGCCGGCGTGGTGGGGTGCGGCCGACGCCGCGAGCTCGTCGAGCCGCTGGGTCGCCACCGGGCAGCGCAGCACCCGCTTCACCTCCACGTTGCCGACGGTGAAGCCCTGTCGCCGCGCGAACTCCACGCCCGCCTGGCCGACCCCGTCGCGGCTCGCCGCCACCGGCCACATGACCTCCGCGGTCAGCACCGATCGACCCGCCCCGGACACCTCCGCCTCCAGGTGCCGCAGCATCGCCGAGCCGTGCCCACGACGCCGGTGCTCCGGCGGCACGGCCACCCCGAGGTCGGCCGTGCCCAGGTTGTCCAGCTGCGGGAGCATCGTCATCCCCCAGACGACCGGCGCGCCGTCGACCGTGCCGACGTACGCCGCGGAGGCCACCTGGCGCCGGCCCGAGCGCAGCTCCGCGGTCAGCTCGGGCAGCGTCCAGATCGTCATCAGGTCGCCGTGGTCGTGCCGCTCCGAGCGGTCCACCAGGTCGTGCCAGGCCGCGAGCGCGGCATCGTCGTGGACGTCGACGCGGGTGATCTGCACGGTGCTCACGGGACCGACATCCTGCCCGGGCGCCGCCCCGTCCACCACCGACTTACGCCCGCCCCAGCCGCAGCAGGTCGTCGAGACTCACGGTGCCGCGCTCCGCCTCCAGGTCCCCCGCGAGGCCCAGGAGCAGCAGCGCCGTCGTCCAGGCGTCGCCGAACGCGTGGTGCGACCGTGCCGCCGGCACGCCCAGACGGCGCGCCGCACCGGCGAGCGTCACGTCGGCGCGGGGCCGGCCGGCGCGCTCGTCGAGCCGTCGCAGGAGGGCCAGCGTGTCCAGCACCGCGTCCGGCCGCAGGCCCCACCCGCGCAGGAGGGCGACCTCGAGCGGGGCGTGGTGCGCGACCAGCACCCGCCCCTCCAGCATCGGCGCCAGCTCCCCGCGCACCTCCTCCACCGGTCGTCCGGCGGCCACGACGTCAGGCGTCAGCCCGTGCACGGCCAGCGCCGCGACCGGCACCGGGTCGTGGTGCCGGACCACGGCGTACCCGCACTCCGCGGCGCGCACCCGACCGCCGACGACCCCGACCCAGCCGACCGAGAGCGGCCGCGCGGTCCGCGGGTCCGCGCCCGTGGCCTCGAAGTCCAGCACCAGCAGGTCGGCCTCGCGCCAGTCCACCCGACGAGCGCTCCTCACCGCGGGCTCACCCCAGCATCCCCACGAGGTACGTCGACGCGACGTGCTCCTGCGCCACCCGGACGGCCCGGAAGTACTCCCGCAGCTCCGCGCGTACCCACGGGTCGAGCTCGGTCGGGTCCACGTGGTTGGACAGCGGCTCCCCGGCCGCGAAGAGCTCCGCGTGCCGCTGCAGGCGCAGCCCGAGCGCGAGGGTGTAGCCGGCCCGCAGCGTCCCGGACAGCTCGCGCGACATCGCCCCGGTCTCGGCCGCCGCCACGAGCCGCTCGTCGGTGCCGACCTCGGGGCCGCCCCGCGCCACGGCGGTCAGCCGGGCCAGGTCGGCCACCGGCAGCAGGGCCCCCTTCTTCAGGTCCAGCTGGCCGCGGTGCTCGCCCCGGTGCTCCACGGTCAGCCGGCGCAGGAAGCCCAGCGGTGGTCGGTGCGTCGTGGCGACCCGGGCCAGCCGACCCCGGAAGGTGGCGTCGCGGACCGCTCCGGCCAGGGCGGGCCCCAGCAGGTCGGCCACCGTCACCGAGCCGGTCACCACCCGGGCGTCGAAGACGATCGCGCTCTCCAGCAGGTGGTGCTCGGTCGGTCGGCGCACGAGGGCGTCCAGCCGGGCGTGCCAGCCGGCCATGTCGTGACGCCACAGCGGCTCGGAGGCCATCACCCCGCCCCGGCAGCGCGGGTAGCCCACCCGCTCCAGCGCGTCGGTGACCCACGCCGCGACGGCCGCCCACGCCGCGTCCTGGGTGTCATCGGCACCCTCCGGCAGCACCAGCCCGGTGTCCTGGTCGGTGAGCACCGTCTGCTCGCGGCGCGCCTGGCTGCCGAAGCACAGCCACGCGAAACGCCCCTCGGGCCGGCCGAGGTCGTCGAAGGCCAGGTCGAGCAGCTTGCGCTGGACCCGGTCGGTCACCGTCGCGACCACCCGCCCCGCCTCGTGC
This genomic window from Nocardioides marinus contains:
- a CDS encoding DUF294 nucleotidyltransferase-like domain-containing protein; this translates as MGDRLPPEVLADLVDLLAGCRAFEGVPRQQLRGAARGIEVGYLAAAEDAPGPLVVMRGALRVLDPAGTVVDVVDEGEYAAPGPSARVEPVTSALVAWLDESAGALAWSAARDPSWRAPATGSTTRLHATPVRAVMSSPVLMVEPSVTCREAAVLMREQRVSSVLVAGRDGPGVLTDRDLRSRLVAEGRPADTVVAEVASYPALVVGAEVTCAEAQLEMLSAGVHHLPVTEGDRVVGMVTSTDLQTLEGRSPLAVRAAVDRAGSVDQVAAAMAELPGSVARMLGDGAGPHEAGRVVATVTDRVQRKLLDLAFDDLGRPEGRFAWLCFGSQARREQTVLTDQDTGLVLPEGADDTQDAAWAAVAAWVTDALERVGYPRCRGGVMASEPLWRHDMAGWHARLDALVRRPTEHHLLESAIVFDARVVTGSVTVADLLGPALAGAVRDATFRGRLARVATTHRPPLGFLRRLTVEHRGEHRGQLDLKKGALLPVADLARLTAVARGGPEVGTDERLVAAAETGAMSRELSGTLRAGYTLALGLRLQRHAELFAAGEPLSNHVDPTELDPWVRAELREYFRAVRVAQEHVASTYLVGMLG
- a CDS encoding GNAT family N-acetyltransferase; this encodes MSTVQITRVDVHDDAALAAWHDLVDRSERHDHGDLMTIWTLPELTAELRSGRRQVASAAYVGTVDGAPVVWGMTMLPQLDNLGTADLGVAVPPEHRRRGHGSAMLRHLEAEVSGAGRSVLTAEVMWPVAASRDGVGQAGVEFARRQGFTVGNVEVKRVLRCPVATQRLDELAASAAPHHAGYTLRSWTGPVPEDLLESWAVLTSSLTSEAPSGDLHVEPEAADVEAVRENEQLLVAQGRTAYRCVAMAPDDTPVAYTELVTTVHEPGRAYQWGTLVHGDHRGHRLGLALKVATQRAVQEAGAVDPAGPVDHVLTWNADSNAHMVAVNEALGFEPVEWCGMLQKRL
- a CDS encoding long-chain-fatty-acid--CoA ligase; this translates as MTVTDASTDLIDTSDAPEPRFVDDRLAHWAATTPDAECFTYLGRSWTYAQTDDRVRRLAGALHGLGVRRGDTVSFLDKNHPACVELSLAAGSLGAANAIINFRLAGDEIDYAVNDSGAKVLLVGTELIPVIEGIRDRLTHVEHVIEVTPEGGEGDAYEQLLAGAEPMARPDEVSPEDTCLVMYSSGTTGRPKGVMLSHANMVAHTLNAHDGWGFAPGDKSMVAMPLFHVGGSSYVLFGLHDGIPSVMTRDPDGASLAGAILAGANRTFLVPAVLAQVLQAGPDAVKLFGALKTYTYGAAPMPPPLLRAAMEAWPDTDFLQVYGLTEVAGVVTHLMPDDHRTAIPDGHPERLVSAGRAIPGVEVRIVDPGTLEDVATGEPGEIWLRTPQRFQGYLNKPEATAEVVTEDGWFRSGDLGRLDADGYLFVEDRLKDMIISGGENIYSPEVERVLAEHPAVMEVAIIGVPDDRWGESVKAVVSFHEGASATEEELIAFCREHLAHYKCPRSIDVLEMLPRNPTGKILKRDLRQPYWDGRSRQVN
- a CDS encoding exonuclease domain-containing protein; its protein translation is MRSARRVDWREADLLVLDFEATGADPRTARPLSVGWVGVVGGRVRAAECGYAVVRHHDPVPVAALAVHGLTPDVVAAGRPVEEVRGELAPMLEGRVLVAHHAPLEVALLRGWGLRPDAVLDTLALLRRLDERAGRPRADVTLAGAARRLGVPAARSHHAFGDAWTTALLLLGLAGDLEAERGTVSLDDLLRLGRA
- a CDS encoding choice-of-anchor A family protein produces the protein MLGGTPRRAPARSTRGGRPLDHGGTRAADRTADRTADRTGAGRALAVAGTGAALAFTAVLVPGLLLEGSSATGTSCTPVTQPLGPATGFTEFVRTDGQRGSESEGAIAYGGNLPTAMTVGTRLTSAAGAPTLVVAGSHGQWFNLQKGSAYVVPQSGVNFNGGGSYLASNPIDFAAGFTYLEGLSDDLATSAATGTVSVGSAGGNQVLVLSGSNAGRNVFSLTAAQLASQSGIGYDVPAGSQVLVNVTGSAPRVTGQMWIQQGGGWQQVSDTTMESWPGILWNYTGADTFTVQVGSAWGGTILAPRAFVDVASAGHTIGQIIARKLSSGFETHQRLFPNTLCVPGAGGGTGTPTPTASGSATPTGGPTATVTVTETATATATATQTATATATATETATATATATATATATATATATETVTETATATTTATVTETATATATATQTATATATATVTETVTSSPSPTASPTTPGGPGGTPERSDVTILKSVSDAAPEGGDQVTYTLVVTNQGTAPATGVVVRDDLPSGVTYVSSSPGCAIAGSVLTCTVGDLDPGESVSLQIVATVNPTAGAGRPVDPQSHHWLTPYKSEQQIDLEPGQTRTVTVDCVDGGIVTDGSVRIDHVDQGTGDASDVHVLYAGSPTTSTWKAIVRNDATGRAQAKAFVACLPAETGVADSQVGTGNSHTHQLLADPDLVTDTRALPAGTTSMTVTCAAEGTFPIAPTHALSGGEAWLVGSEPAGGRTWEFTFLVDDPTTATVGVRCLHLTTSAVQGHTHDLQHTIESTAATVPAGANVERQLHCPDDAKGMVSGWRVPPGVLAVGNDPRLKTRAFRFQNTSASDRQVTMWLVCFKDRTTVESIGTGSPLLVTNVARVSSTSEDADPGNNQGTASMLVEPGDDNVTLPPVALRVGKKLQLQVLSAVPGTSKVVVRAGGKKLAKGRLVLDPDHQTPGTVELTRKGKRLLARTDVVATVTADPSRGRTARGRVQLQG
- a CDS encoding S1C family serine protease; its protein translation is MTETPDPQHGGATPEHLQEPTRDLGPLWQTEQPAYAAPPPPPRRRAGLAAAVLTTAVLAGGAAGVGGAAAWQEWGPEPAASGTSTTGATSASPVLDAAPAPAATDGSVQAAAEAVLPSVVKINVSGGGGSGSGSGVILTEDGQILTNHHVVELAAEGGTITVDFADGSHARAEILGLDPLTDTAVIQAQDVSGLTPATIGSSDALAVGQDVVAIGSPFGLDATVTSGIVSALDRPVDVGTDSEGNATVYPAVQTDAAINPGNSGGPLVDLAGRVVGINSSIRTTGSSTPFGQSSEGGSIGLGFAIPIDEIMPIVEQMAAGEAPTHARLGISVSDVGVGTGRDGSVPGSTDGALVTDGAQVRTIGAGSTAGEAGLQEGDVITGIDDTAITSADSLVATIRSYRPGDEVTVTYERDGEEQTTTLVLDSDADQS